The following DNA comes from Miscanthus floridulus cultivar M001 chromosome 5, ASM1932011v1, whole genome shotgun sequence.
AGCCAATGACAAAGTTGTCACTTTCCGTAACAGGCAATATGATCTTCCTGCTTGGTCAGTTAGTATTCTTCCTGACTGCAGGAATGTGGTGTTCAACACTGCAAAGGTATTTGATCTTTTAGTGCTTTTCGCTTTTCAGAATAGGAACAAATTCAGCGTTGTTAGATAAAATAGATAACATTCTTCTCAGGTAAATAAATAATGAATAACTGGATAACTAAAAAGAGAAAGGATTGCAGGCTCGTAACCAGTTTACATACTTTAATGGTAATGAGTTTATGGAGAAACACTGTAGTTGCGTTTTTTTCTTCACAAGAAATAAGGCCCGCAACTTTTGGTTCTTGATGATTTATGATATTTAGGTGCAATCTCAAACTTCGATGGTGGCCATGGTTCCAGAAAGTTTGCAAGCATCAAAACCTGAGCGATGGAGCATTTTCAGGGAGAGAACTGAGATTTGGGGTAAAAATGACTTTGTCCGAAATGGATTTGTGGACCATATTAATACAACAAAGGACTCCACTGACTACCTATGGTACACAACAAGGTTGGTTTACTTCAGCCTCTTTCATTTAAGTTTACTGCGACTGCCTAGTGAATGAATACCCAGGTACTGACCAGATAGGAGATACCTGGGTATCCATTAATCCTATAAGTTTTTTTCCCCCCGAAACCATTAATCCTATAAGTTGATTTTGCTTTGAACCGTCCTTTGCACTTTCCAGTCCTGCCTGTGACTAAGTTCGTTTTTTATGTCATCTGCAGTTTTAGTGTGGATGAAAGTTACTCCTCGAAAGGGAGCCATGTTGTCCTCAATATCGACTCCAAAGGCCATGGTGTCCATGCTTTCCTGAATAATGAGCTTATAGGTTTGTTCTTTATTGATACTTTCTAGCTAAAAATACCATGTCGCATAAATCTTTGAGTTGGTTTTCACTGGGAGGTTTCCTTAGGTCCTAGTTAGCCCATATGAACTTTCAGAGTATCCATATATTCCCATGTGGTGAAAAGGTATCCTTGAGAAGTAGAGTTCATGTTTCTACCAGCATCACTGATTACTCAACCATTAATTTCTGTCGTGCCTCTGACTTTTAGATACTAGCTCGTTAGTTTCACAGTTATTATCTCCTAATTGTTAAGCTTTGCCATCATTACTAGCTGTGGATATCTCTTTCCTCCAGGTAGTGCATATGGTAATGGCTCACAATCAAGTTTCAGTGTGAAATTGCCTATCAACTTGAGGACTGGGAAGAATGAACTTGCCCTTCTAAGTATGACTGTTGGTTTACAAGTAAGCACTTGCTACTAAACATTATTATCATTGAGTTATCTGTGTGAAAAATCTTCGCACACTGAATCACTGATTCTTTGTGCATGCAAATTCACCTATAGTGAGACACACTCCTGTGAAAAAAGGGGAGAAACATAGACCTTCTTTAAGTACAAAGTGACCATATTGATTAAGACTTTATGCACTCTATAAGAATGCAGGATTCTCTTATGAATGGATAGGAGCGGGCTTCACAAATGTGAACATCTCTGGTGTGAAAAATGGAACCATAGACTTATCTTCAAATAATTGGGCATACAAGGTATTGTCACCGATATTCCTCAAATTTTTTAGGCAAATTTATATTCTAGAATTTATCTGAAATTACATGATAAATTCGATATAATTGATCCATCTTTATTTACAGAGTATGGTATTTCTCTTGCCCCTGCTGATATATCCTGAAACTGAGATGAAAGTgtgttttttctttttaatttataGATTGGACTGGAAGGGGAACATTATGGTTTATTCAAGCCCGATCAGAGAAGTAACCAACGGTGGATACCACAATCTGAGCCACCGAAAAACCAACCTTTGACATGGTACAAGGTAAGCTTCTATGATTTTCATTCTTGAGATGAACTTCTCCACAACCTGCTACTTTTAGTTACTAATGAAACATGCTTTTAGTTAAATGTTGATGTTCCAAAAGGAGATGACCCAGTTGGGATAGACATGCAGTCTATGGGGAAAGGCTTGGTTTGGTTGAACGGAAATACCATCGGGAGGTATTGGCCCAGGACTAGTTCTATTGATGATAGGTGCACTCCCAGTTGTAACTACAGGGGAGAATTTAATCCAAACAAGTGCAGGACAGGTTGTGGACAACCAACTCAGAGATGGTAATTGAAACGGAATTTGGCAAAGTTCATGGTggtaatttttttattattatattatctTGTATTTCACAATCTGCTTTGCTTGGCCTAGGTACCATATCCCACGGTCATGGTTTCATCCCTCAGGGAACATCCTTGTGGTCTTTGAGGAAAAGGGTGGGGATCCCACGAGGATCACATTCTCAAGAAGAGCTGTGATAAGCGTGTGCTCCTTTGTGTCAGAGCACTTTCCTTCCATAGACTTGGAGTCCTGGGATGAAAGTGCCACAAACGAAGGCACATCCCCAGCCAAAGCACAGCTTTCTTGCCCCGAGGGTAAAAATATATCTTCCGTAAAGTTTGCGAGCTTGGGAACCCCTAGTGGAACTTGTAGATCATACCAAAAGGGGAGCTGCCACCACCCGAACTCCTTATCTGTTGTTGAGAAGGTAAAATTCGAACAAAATTCTCGATTCCTGACACAAATACTCACATGATGTAGATTTCAGTATCAGATAACCGATGGACCAGATATTAGTTCTGACCTTTTGAGATTTGTTGATGCATGTGGACTTGGATCGATGCACATGAACTTAGTCTTGGAATTCGATCAGTGTCAGTCCTGAGTTCGTACTATGAAGTGTTGTTGCAACTGGGATTAAAGTATTGTTTACAGTTCGATACCATCAGGTTTTCCTTTTAGGGCCATTTGGGGTGGGGGGTGGGTTGAAGATATACAAGGGTAATTCTATATTCAAAGTAAATATTAGGTTTATACCAGCTGTCTGATAATAGTTTATCAACTATGACTACATTGAGATCCACATACTACCGTTGACCATATCCCATATCTAGCTTCGTAACAGTAACAGCTCTTTTCTTGGCAGGCCTGTCTGAACACCAATAGCTGTACAGTCTCCCTGTCAGACGAGAGCTTCGGGAAGGATTTATGCCCTGGAGTCACCAAAACACTCGCCATCGAAGCGGACTGTTCTTAGTGGCCTACTAAGagcgtgtttgggactgctctgcTCCACGTTTTTCAGCTCTGCTCCACGTTTTTTAGCCAAACGGTTTTAGCTCCACGCACTCTGCTCCAGGAAAAAgggtggagttgtgagagcacctaaagaggtactccacaaactccagttttttgtggagctgctccacggtggagtttgtggagcagagtttgtggagcagtcccaaacagccCCTAAGTATCTCTCTGTGCATACCAGGCTCCACTACAACTGTGCCCATGAAAAATTCAAAATCGTAGTGCTTgttgcatgacatattattgtAACCTGGATTTGAATTGAATATCTACTGAgctaggttatgttccacgagcTTTCGCTTTTCTGAAACTTGAAAGTTGTTGCTGAACAGTGACCCATAGCTGAGTCCTGAAAGATGGCAGTTAAAGATAGCGATTGATACTGATCATCCGTGCTAGCAAATGCATCATGTATTCGGATCTCTATGTGAACTGTTTGGTTGAGAACCGTGAACGAACCTGTCATGACGCATGGGGGTTCGATGCACATGAAACTGTTGAGAATTGGCATCCCCTTTGTTcagccctgttcgtttcggctgatcATGGGTTAtaagaagtactgttggttggtttGGTGGGAGATAAAAATACTCGCACTAAATACAGCACATCTAAATGCTCCCCCTTCATGTTGCGTCGCGTCATGAACTTTCTGGATTAGCCAATGACAATGATGCAGGGCTATGCATAAATTCTACTAGATCGGAAAGATGGCTTGTCGTTTCTTCACTATTGGGGGGACACAAATGAGCGTCCCACTGTGATACCACCATGGTTACATTGTGGAACTGTAGGTTGAGGGAGACGAAACCTCCAGCGAAGATCCGCTTTTGCCGTAGCTTCTGGATTACAGTATGAGCTTGGAAGCGTCCGTGCTGTACGGACATTAGAGTGTGCACTGTGCAGTAGTAAATTGTCATTCAGCTCTTAAACCGAGTCGCTCTGACGATATGAATGCTCGCGTTTTTTGTGGACTGCAGTGCAAATTTGCAGTTCTTGGTTGCGCATTGCTGCATGTCTCTTCCTAGTTCCTTATCAGAGTTGCTCCGATTTTATTTGAGCCGGTGTTGTCTTGGGCTGTCATCGTCGACGCCTTGACGGCTACATCACAAGCAGGCGACATCTCAGCTAACGGAATCATTTCTCCCAGTTCTGGCACGTAGCATGGGTTTCACGGATAATCCTGGCCGCATTTTTTTGGCGGAAAAAGTGCTACACTGCTACTCACAAGTGCGTTTGTTTCTGACTCTCTGCATGGCTTACCTGTTACGAAGGACCAATGTTGGATCACTCTGCATACATAAGGCCGCGTTTACTTCGGCCCCGGATTGGCGCTGCCGGGATCCCAGGTACTGTAGCGGCACTGTTGTGggctgtagcattttgtttttatttggtaataattgtcccgtcattgactaattagactcaaaacgttcgtctcgcaaagtacaactaaactgtacaattagtttttgatttcgttaacatt
Coding sequences within:
- the LOC136450862 gene encoding beta-galactosidase 3-like; this encodes MAAAAASFPALPFLLLLLLVPSLDAASNVTYDHRSLIISGRRRLVISTSIHYPRSVPEMWPKLVAEAKDGGADCVETYVFWNGHEIAPGQYYFEDRFDLVRFVKVVRDAGLLLILRIGPFVAAEWNFGGVPVWLHYVPGTVFRTNNEPFKSHMKSFTTYIVNMMKKEQLFASQGGNIILAQIENEYGDYYEQAYAPGGKPYAMWAASMALAQNTGVPWIMCQESDAPDPVINSCNGFYCDGFQPNSPTKPKLWTENWPGWFQTFGESNPHRPPEDVAFAVARFFEKGGSVQNYYVYHGGTNFGRTTGGPFITTSYDYDAPIDEYGLRRFPKWAHLRDLHKSIRLCEHTLLYGNTTFLSLGPKQEADIYSDQSGGCVAFLANIDSANDKVVTFRNRQYDLPAWSVSILPDCRNVVFNTAKVQSQTSMVAMVPESLQASKPERWSIFRERTEIWGKNDFVRNGFVDHINTTKDSTDYLWYTTSFSVDESYSSKGSHVVLNIDSKGHGVHAFLNNELIGSAYGNGSQSSFSVKLPINLRTGKNELALLSMTVGLQNAGFSYEWIGAGFTNVNISGVKNGTIDLSSNNWAYKIGLEGEHYGLFKPDQRSNQRWIPQSEPPKNQPLTWYKLNVDVPKGDDPVGIDMQSMGKGLVWLNGNTIGRYWPRTSSIDDRCTPSCNYRGEFNPNKCRTGCGQPTQRWYHIPRSWFHPSGNILVVFEEKGGDPTRITFSRRAVISVCSFVSEHFPSIDLESWDESATNEGTSPAKAQLSCPEGKNISSVKFASLGTPSGTCRSYQKGSCHHPNSLSVVEKACLNTNSCTVSLSDESFGKDLCPGVTKTLAIEADCS